The following proteins are encoded in a genomic region of Paenibacillus sp. FSL H3-0469:
- a CDS encoding voltage-gated chloride channel family protein — MKRKYERWAELAARQSQLALWSTFIKWVILGGMVGLLAGSASALFLASLNAVTQVRLEHAWLLFLLPAGGALVSGMYMRYGKSSSKGNNLILEQIREGNEAIPLRMAPLVLGGTLITHLFGGSAGREGTAVQMGGSLAEALGRWLRIGPVDRRILLMCGISGGFGSIFGTPLAGTVFGLEVIAIGLISHKALLPCFAASFTGDLVASRLWGVHHIHYQVDVFPAMDALVLVKVIIASILFGLCSLLFSELTHYLKRTFTAIIRNPMLKSAAGGLIIIALVYIAGTRDYLGLGLPLISSSFEDGVSPFAFLWKLIFTAFTLGTGFQGGEVTPLFAIGASLGSSLAGVLHLYGPFLASLGFIAVFCGATNTPLACFIMGIELFGSGGAVYMFIACIISYLFSGHSGIYSSQLIGISKSALLPVPEGTTLASAKELPAPK; from the coding sequence ATGAAGAGGAAATATGAACGATGGGCCGAGCTTGCAGCGCGCCAGAGCCAGCTTGCGCTCTGGAGTACATTCATCAAATGGGTGATCCTGGGGGGAATGGTCGGGCTGCTGGCAGGAAGTGCCTCGGCTTTGTTCCTGGCCAGTCTGAACGCAGTCACCCAGGTAAGGCTGGAGCATGCCTGGCTGCTGTTCCTGCTTCCGGCGGGAGGCGCGCTCGTCAGCGGAATGTATATGCGTTACGGTAAGAGCAGCAGCAAGGGGAATAATCTGATTCTGGAGCAGATCCGTGAGGGCAACGAAGCGATCCCGCTGCGAATGGCCCCGCTGGTCCTTGGCGGAACGCTGATTACCCATCTCTTCGGCGGCTCTGCCGGACGTGAAGGTACGGCAGTGCAGATGGGCGGCAGTCTGGCAGAAGCACTCGGCCGCTGGCTCAGAATCGGCCCGGTGGACCGCCGAATCCTGCTGATGTGCGGCATCAGCGGCGGCTTCGGGTCCATCTTCGGCACCCCGCTGGCCGGAACGGTGTTCGGCCTGGAGGTGATCGCCATCGGGCTGATCAGCCACAAGGCGCTGCTGCCCTGTTTTGCCGCCAGCTTCACCGGCGATCTGGTAGCCTCCCGGTTATGGGGCGTTCACCATATCCATTATCAGGTAGATGTCTTCCCAGCTATGGATGCACTGGTGCTGGTCAAGGTTATAATCGCCTCCATCCTCTTCGGCCTGTGCAGCCTGCTGTTCAGTGAGCTTACCCATTATCTGAAACGGACCTTCACCGCCATAATCCGTAATCCTATGCTCAAAAGCGCCGCCGGCGGGCTGATCATTATTGCCCTGGTCTACATAGCCGGTACCCGGGACTATCTGGGGCTGGGACTTCCGCTGATCAGCAGCTCCTTCGAAGACGGCGTATCGCCCTTCGCTTTTCTATGGAAGCTGATTTTCACCGCGTTCACTCTGGGGACCGGCTTCCAAGGCGGCGAAGTGACGCCGCTATTCGCCATCGGAGCTTCCCTGGGCAGCAGCCTGGCCGGAGTGCTTCATCTATATGGGCCTTTTCTGGCCTCGCTTGGCTTCATCGCTGTCTTCTGCGGAGCCACCAATACACCGCTTGCCTGCTTCATTATGGGTATCGAGCTGTTCGGCTCCGGCGGAGCGGTCTATATGTTCATCGCCTGCATCATCAGCTATCTGTTCTCCGGGCACAGCGGAATCTACAGCTCCCAGCTCATCGGCATCTCCAAAAGCGCCTTACTGCCGGTTCCCGAAGGAACGACGCTCGCTTCCGCCAAAGAGCTGCCCGCACCAAAGTAG
- a CDS encoding ATP-binding protein has translation MKLASTKTAAVLIMLLLIITIIPAGIAIEWDGHTEAEIPAWELKWETAGNSGIEAAIAGRADEWTWVRAREARPLPPSGTASAWMRLTLPPAGATPAILIDRVFGDNLKAYIDNRLIYDSSGDVEYSGNKVLIPLPAQNSAKPLYLWNAGSGEFGIEGDVRVGSYDQLLSFYVKQDLVDVVLGAAMIFMAGALLICLLFLKPEFFYSGFFLALVILSFGVLLLTYSPFLTLILSRGDRLRQISFDLALFTIMPAFTLYFEQLFGPGKRGFTARVRKFQLAYSLFCTAALILNAALSFRLDALYSLLTINATGVLMIAQFIYLLYLAFSYARRGNSDAILFTAGFSVFALVSVAELLRYFLSMERYHLYWWKWGMVVFILSLIAILGKRFAGSHEKALEYARELEKFNNELQRSEKMEIISELAASVAHEVRNPLQVTRGFLQILGERSGNKEKEYLKMAVGELDRASVIITDFLTFAKPGVEIVDVFEVSEELKHVSGILLPLANLQGGSIELRLQQELQVTGSPAKFKQAFINLIKNSIESLQEEGQIVVTAWRTGNWVIISVKDNGEGMKVSELARLGEPYYSNKTKGTGLGLMVTFRIIEAMNGTIKFNSRKGEGTEVLIKLPASTSN, from the coding sequence ATGAAGTTAGCATCAACCAAAACAGCCGCAGTCCTTATTATGCTGCTGCTTATAATAACGATCATTCCGGCGGGAATCGCCATAGAATGGGACGGACATACCGAAGCGGAAATTCCGGCCTGGGAGCTGAAGTGGGAAACAGCTGGAAATAGCGGTATAGAAGCTGCAATTGCAGGGCGGGCCGACGAATGGACATGGGTGCGTGCCAGGGAGGCCAGGCCCCTTCCGCCATCTGGTACCGCTTCTGCTTGGATGCGGCTTACCTTGCCTCCTGCTGGAGCAACCCCCGCAATTCTGATCGATAGAGTATTTGGCGACAACCTGAAAGCATATATAGACAACCGGCTAATCTACGATTCCAGCGGGGATGTGGAATATAGTGGCAACAAGGTGCTGATTCCGCTCCCGGCACAGAACAGTGCGAAGCCGCTCTATCTGTGGAATGCGGGCAGCGGGGAGTTCGGAATTGAGGGGGATGTAAGGGTAGGCAGCTACGATCAGCTGCTGTCCTTTTATGTGAAGCAGGATCTGGTTGACGTTGTGCTCGGAGCCGCCATGATCTTCATGGCCGGAGCATTATTGATCTGCCTGCTGTTTCTTAAGCCGGAATTTTTCTACAGCGGTTTCTTTCTGGCCCTGGTCATCCTGTCCTTTGGAGTGCTGCTGCTGACGTACTCCCCGTTTCTGACGCTGATTCTAAGCCGGGGGGATCGTCTGAGGCAGATCAGCTTCGATTTGGCCCTGTTTACCATTATGCCGGCGTTCACGCTTTATTTTGAGCAGTTATTCGGACCGGGCAAGCGTGGCTTCACTGCCCGTGTGCGTAAATTTCAACTGGCCTATTCCTTGTTCTGTACCGCAGCGCTTATTCTGAATGCCGCACTTTCCTTCCGGCTGGACGCGCTGTATTCGCTTCTGACTATTAACGCAACCGGTGTACTAATGATTGCCCAGTTTATCTACCTGCTGTATCTGGCGTTTTCTTATGCCCGCAGAGGCAATTCCGATGCCATCTTGTTCACTGCCGGCTTCTCTGTATTTGCCTTGGTCTCCGTGGCGGAGCTGCTGCGGTACTTCCTTTCCATGGAGAGATATCATCTGTACTGGTGGAAATGGGGCATGGTGGTATTCATTCTTTCCCTGATTGCTATTCTGGGGAAACGGTTTGCGGGAAGCCATGAGAAGGCGCTGGAATACGCCAGGGAGCTGGAGAAATTCAATAATGAGCTGCAGCGTTCGGAGAAAATGGAGATTATCAGTGAGCTTGCCGCCTCTGTAGCCCATGAGGTACGTAATCCGCTCCAGGTCACACGCGGGTTCCTGCAGATTCTGGGGGAACGCTCCGGTAATAAGGAGAAGGAGTATCTGAAGATGGCTGTGGGGGAGCTGGACCGGGCCTCGGTGATCATTACCGATTTCCTGACCTTTGCGAAGCCGGGCGTTGAAATCGTGGATGTATTCGAAGTCTCGGAGGAGCTGAAGCATGTGTCGGGAATCCTGCTGCCGCTGGCTAATCTGCAGGGCGGCTCAATAGAGCTGCGTCTGCAGCAGGAGCTTCAAGTGACGGGCAGTCCGGCCAAGTTCAAGCAGGCATTCATTAATCTGATCAAGAACAGCATTGAATCACTCCAGGAGGAGGGGCAGATTGTCGTAACGGCCTGGAGGACAGGCAACTGGGTAATCATCAGCGTGAAGGATAACGGCGAGGGAATGAAGGTCAGCGAGCTGGCCCGGCTGGGCGAGCCGTATTACTCCAATAAGACCAAGGGTACGGGGCTTGGCCTCATGGTCACCTTCCGTATTATTGAAGCGATGAACGGCACGATTAAGTTCAACAGCCGCAAGGGCGAAGGGACCGAGGTGCTTATTAAATTGCCGGCCTCCACCAGTAATTAG
- a CDS encoding peptidylprolyl isomerase, translating to MCLMLVILAGCGNKPVNNNAAGNGNSSSGAGSEATAAPQESAAATEGVPSATASHPVVTIEMDNGAVIKAELYPEVAPNTVNNFISLIKKGFYDGTIFHRVIPGFMIQGGDPDGTGMGGPDYSIAGEFNNNGFTNNLLHTEGVLSMARSQDMDSAGSQFFIMAAAYPSLDGDYAAFGKVTEGLEAVQAIVSLPRGKNDRPDQPPVMKKVTVDTLGVTYPEPQKAQ from the coding sequence ATGTGCCTGATGCTCGTCATTCTGGCGGGCTGCGGCAATAAGCCAGTGAATAATAATGCCGCCGGTAATGGTAACAGCAGTTCCGGAGCAGGCAGTGAGGCCACAGCAGCACCGCAGGAGAGCGCTGCTGCTACAGAAGGCGTGCCTTCAGCCACAGCCAGCCATCCGGTGGTTACGATTGAGATGGATAACGGCGCTGTAATTAAGGCCGAGCTGTACCCCGAGGTTGCCCCCAATACGGTCAACAACTTCATTTCATTGATTAAGAAGGGCTTCTATGACGGAACCATCTTCCACCGGGTTATTCCAGGCTTCATGATCCAGGGCGGAGACCCGGATGGCACAGGAATGGGCGGACCGGACTACAGCATTGCCGGAGAATTCAATAACAACGGCTTCACCAATAATCTGCTGCATACAGAAGGCGTGCTGTCCATGGCGAGAAGCCAGGATATGGACTCTGCCGGCTCCCAGTTCTTCATTATGGCCGCAGCTTATCCAAGCCTTGATGGCGATTACGCTGCCTTCGGCAAGGTCACTGAAGGACTCGAAGCGGTCCAGGCGATCGTCAGTCTGCCGCGTGGCAAGAATGACCGTCCGGATCAGCCGCCGGTCATGAAGAAGGTCACCGTTGATACGCTTGGCGTTACTTATCCCGAGCCGCAAAAAGCACAATAA
- a CDS encoding Glu/Leu/Phe/Val dehydrogenase, whose protein sequence is MELFAAMEREDYEEVLFCQDKASGLKAIIAIHDTTLGPALGGTRMWTYATEEEALVDALRLAKGMTYKNAVAGLNLGGGKTVIIGDPHTDKNEAMFRAFGRYIQGLNGRYITAEDVGTTEEDMDIIHQETDFVTGISASYGSSGNPSPATAFGVYQGMKAAAKAAFGSDSLAGRTVAVQGVGNVSFTLCKYLHEEGARLLVADIHSEAVNRAVQAYGATAVDPADIIGADCDIYAPCALGATINDESLPRLRAKVIAGAANNQLKEPRHGDALHKMGIVYAPDYVINAGGVINIADELNGYHKERAYKQIARIYDSITRVLEISRLKGIPAYAAADQLAEERISLLRNSRSTFLRNGQHALSRR, encoded by the coding sequence ATGGAATTGTTTGCGGCGATGGAGCGGGAGGATTACGAGGAAGTACTGTTTTGTCAGGATAAGGCATCGGGGCTGAAGGCGATTATTGCGATTCACGACACCACGCTGGGACCGGCACTGGGCGGAACGAGAATGTGGACCTATGCAACGGAGGAGGAGGCGCTTGTCGACGCCCTTCGTCTGGCTAAAGGCATGACGTATAAGAATGCGGTGGCCGGGCTGAATCTGGGCGGCGGTAAGACCGTCATTATCGGTGATCCGCACACTGACAAGAACGAGGCGATGTTCCGCGCCTTCGGCAGATACATACAGGGCTTGAACGGCCGTTACATTACAGCAGAGGATGTAGGCACTACGGAAGAGGATATGGATATTATCCATCAGGAGACCGACTTCGTTACCGGAATATCGGCTTCCTACGGCTCGTCCGGCAACCCCTCACCGGCTACAGCCTTCGGCGTATATCAAGGCATGAAGGCCGCAGCGAAGGCTGCCTTCGGCAGTGATTCCCTGGCAGGCAGAACCGTCGCCGTGCAGGGTGTCGGCAATGTCTCCTTTACACTATGCAAGTATCTGCATGAAGAAGGTGCACGCCTGCTGGTAGCAGATATTCATAGTGAGGCAGTGAACCGGGCCGTCCAGGCTTACGGGGCAACGGCTGTAGACCCGGCCGACATTATTGGGGCAGATTGTGACATCTATGCGCCATGTGCGCTTGGTGCCACCATTAATGATGAGTCGCTCCCGCGGCTTAGAGCCAAGGTGATTGCAGGAGCCGCCAATAATCAGCTCAAGGAGCCGCGTCACGGAGATGCGCTGCACAAGATGGGGATTGTCTACGCCCCGGACTATGTGATTAACGCCGGTGGCGTTATTAATATCGCCGATGAATTGAACGGTTACCACAAGGAACGGGCGTACAAGCAGATAGCCCGAATCTATGACAGCATCACCCGTGTGCTGGAGATTTCCCGCCTGAAGGGGATTCCGGCCTATGCGGCTGCGGATCAGCTGGCAGAAGAAAGGATATCCCTGCTGCGCAATAGCCGCAGCACCTTCCTGCGGAACGGACAGCATGCCCTTAGCCGGAGATAA